A genomic stretch from Heliangelus exortis chromosome 16, bHelExo1.hap1, whole genome shotgun sequence includes:
- the OSER1 gene encoding oxidative stress-responsive serine-rich protein 1, with the protein MVTLSASAIPIMKTEAKDGEEESLQTAFKKLRVDTAGSTASLSVGEGTSPRALIRTAADETKPKNACSSKETWQGSVKKPLRGVVRTQRRRRSKSPILHPPKFIHCSTKSHSTCNQLVHKGQADAPDDCSGFGMPVPEEVCAQERCSLAADADQKRADVECSGASATQLASEKRQENSPAAVSLVSKASLKTTELSDFQSMSKLNRNKPCACAAKACQCKRWQDMEVYKFSGLQNTLPLTPDRRTVSEDHSQSLPSRTPSSSPRSCSEQARTFVDDVTIEDLSGYMEYYLYIPKKMSHMAEMMYT; encoded by the exons ATGGTAACTCTGTCAGCTTCTGCCATCCcaataatgaaaacagaagctAAGGATGGAGAAGAAGAGAGCCTGCAGACAGCATTCAAAAAGCTAAGAGTTGACACAGCTGG aTCTACTGCTTCTCTCTCTGTGGGTGAAGGGACAAGTCCAAGAGCACTAATTAGAACAGCAGCAGATGAAACCAAACCTAAGAATGCATGTAGTTCTAAGGAAACCTGGCAGGG TTCTGTGAAGAAGCCTTTAAGAGGAGTTGTGAGAACCCAGCGGCGCAGGCGTTCCAAGTCTCCAATTCTTCATCCTCCAAAGTTTATCCATTGCAGCACAAAATCACATTCCACGTGCAACCAGCTAGTGCACAAGGGCCAGGCTGATGCACCAGATGACTGCAGTGGGTTTGGGATGCCAGTCCCAGAGGAAGTTTGTGCACAGGAACGATGCAGCCTTGCTGCTGACGCTGACCAGAAAAGAGCTGATGTTGAATGTTCGGGAGCTTCTGCTACACAGTTGGCATCAGAGAAGAGGCAGGAGAactctccagctgctgtttctctAGTATCCAAAGCAAGCCTAAAGACTACAGAGCTTTCTGACTTCCAATCCATGTCCAAGCTGAACAGGAACAAGCCGTGTGCGTGTGCAGCCAAAGCCTGTCAGTGTAAACGGTGGCAAGATATGGAAGTGTACAAATTCTCTGGCTTGCAGAACACCCTCCCGTTGACACCTGATAGAAGAACAGTTTCTGAGGATCACTCCCAGTCTTTGCCATCAAGAACTCCATCAAGTTCTCCACGCTCTTGCTCTGAGCAAGCCAGGACCTTTGTGGATGATGTGACTATTGAAGATCTTTCAGGATACATGGAATATTACTTGTATATTCCAAAGAAAATGTCTCATATGGCAGAAATGATGTACACCTGA
- the LOC139803465 gene encoding oxidative stress-responsive serine-rich protein 1-like — MDLEAKDEEEESLQTAFKKLRVDAVGCISALPVGDGMLRTAMDGAKPQTASSKDTWHGCVRKPSRGAARVPRRRRSKSPVLHPPKFTYCSVKANSQLKHKAQADTSKGSLSADVFVTAEHGTKDRHDSHFEASDDRTEPSDAFTAEEPLERSRENFPAVSSSFETSLHSSQTSDFQSLSMLSSGKQCPCTDKKCQCKQWRTMEVYSFSGLRSVLSECEKAVLGVHAQSLQHRSPCGTASSGSPRSCSEQARAFVDDVTIEDLSGYMEYYLYIPKKMSHMAEMMYT, encoded by the exons ATGGACTTGGAAGCtaaagatgaagaagaagagAGTCTGcaaacagctttcaaaaagcTGAGGGTGGATGCAGTAGG ATGTatttcagctctgcctgtgggCGATGGGATGCTCAGAACAGCCATGGATGGAGCCAAGCCACAGACTGCCAGCTCAAAGGACACCTGGCATGG GTGTGTGAGGAAGCCTTCCAGAGGGGCAGCGAGGGTCCCGCGCCGCAGACGCTCCAAATCTCCCGTCCTGCATCCCCCCAAGTTCACCTACTGCAGTGTGAAAGCCAACAGCCAGCTGAAACACAAAGCCCAGGCAGACACATCGAAGGGCAGTCTCAGTGCAGACGTTTTTGTCACAGCAGAACACGGTACCAAGGACAGGCACGATTCTCACTTTGAGGCCAGTGATGACAGAACTGAACCTTCGGATGCTTTCACCGCCGAAGAGCCCTTGGAGAGGTCAAGAGAGAATTTCCCTGCTGTCTCCTCATCCTTTGAAACCAGCTTGCATTCGAGCCAAACCTCTGACTTCCAGTCCTTATCCATGCTGAGCAGTGGCAAGCAGTGCCCTTGTACGGACAAGAAGTGCCAGTGCAAGCAGTGGAGAACCATGGAAGTGTATTCCTTCTCCGGGCTACGCAGCGTCCTGTCGGAGTGTGagaaggcagtgctgggagTCCATGCCCAGTCTCTTCAGCACAGATCCCCCTGTGGGACAGCCTCGTCAGGTTCTCCTAGATCTTGTTCTGAGCAAGCTCGAGCCTTTGTAGATGATGTGACTATTGAAGATCTTTCTGGATATATGGAATACTACTTATATATTCCCAAGAAGATGTCTCACATGGCAGAAATGATGTATACTTGA